Proteins found in one Labrenzia sp. VG12 genomic segment:
- a CDS encoding CoA ester lyase: MKTPSAYYKPLAIGAPAPFRELPVTLERMIHFVPPHVEKMRAKVPDLINKVDVVLGNLEDAIPAEAKTDARRGFIQLASENDFGATGLWTRVNCLNSPWFLDDLLEIVPAVGDKLDVVMLPKVEGAWDIHYLDQLLAQLEARSGISKPIMIHAILETAEGVKNVEQIAAASPRMHGMSLGPADLAASRGMKTTRVGGGHPDYAVLSDANPDGARTAYQQDLWHYTVGKMVDACLSYGLKPFYGPFGDFADAAACESQFRNAFLMGCLGAWSLHPTQIDIAKKVFSPDPQEVGFAKRILEAMPDGTGAVMIDGKMQDDATWKQAKVIVDLAKLVASKDTELAAVYGL; this comes from the coding sequence ATGAAAACCCCAAGTGCATATTACAAACCGCTTGCAATCGGTGCCCCTGCCCCTTTCCGGGAGCTGCCGGTAACGCTGGAACGGATGATCCACTTCGTGCCGCCACATGTTGAAAAGATGCGGGCAAAGGTGCCGGACCTGATCAACAAGGTGGATGTGGTTCTGGGCAACCTGGAAGATGCGATCCCGGCTGAGGCCAAGACGGATGCGCGTCGCGGTTTCATCCAGCTGGCCAGCGAAAATGACTTCGGTGCGACCGGCCTCTGGACACGGGTCAATTGTCTGAACAGTCCCTGGTTCCTCGACGATCTTCTGGAAATCGTTCCCGCAGTTGGTGACAAGCTTGATGTCGTCATGCTTCCCAAGGTCGAAGGGGCCTGGGACATCCACTATCTCGATCAGCTCCTGGCCCAGCTGGAAGCACGCTCCGGTATTTCCAAACCGATCATGATCCACGCTATCCTGGAGACAGCGGAAGGCGTGAAGAATGTCGAGCAGATTGCGGCAGCCAGTCCGCGCATGCATGGCATGAGCCTTGGTCCGGCCGACCTTGCCGCCTCACGCGGCATGAAAACAACGCGGGTCGGCGGCGGCCACCCCGACTACGCCGTGCTTTCGGACGCCAATCCGGACGGAGCCAGGACGGCCTATCAGCAGGACCTGTGGCACTACACGGTCGGCAAGATGGTCGACGCGTGTCTGTCCTATGGGCTGAAACCCTTTTATGGACCCTTTGGCGACTTTGCCGATGCGGCCGCCTGTGAAAGTCAGTTCCGCAACGCTTTCCTGATGGGGTGTCTCGGCGCCTGGTCACTGCATCCGACCCAGATCGACATTGCCAAGAAGGTGTTTTCGCCGGATCCGCAGGAAGTCGGCTTTGCCAAGCGCATCCTGGAGGCGATGCCGGACGGCACCGGTGCGGTAATGATCGATGGCAAGATGCAGGACGATGCAACCTGGAAACAGGCGAAGGTTATCGTAGACCTTGCAAAACTGGTTGCATCGAAAGACACTGAACTCGCAGCGGTCTATGGTCTTTAG
- a CDS encoding lysophospholipid acyltransferase family protein, whose translation MSRKLRQRKYPRLTAAQNVVEGIALRSAIWLFRLIPVDVASKVMGTCWRWLAPYNARHKRALDHLEKAFPGMPEQERDQIVRGMWENLGRVAAETFHIDRLLKQDFRFEAIADETTEKVLNGEQACLFVSFHSANWELCVQPAVRRGLKITGVYQALRNPEADRALTSLRADLYKGGLLSKSHQTARKILSTLKSGGVVAMMGDLRETRGVQVPFFDRLAYANPVPASLARACNVPIVLGRVVRTNGVRFRIEGRAISVPVTDDRQADIEAATAQIHAIFESWIREHPDQWMWIHKKWAPPGKTSAQKQARRAAAAQVASSEQD comes from the coding sequence ATGTCCCGGAAATTAAGACAGCGCAAATACCCGCGGCTGACGGCTGCGCAGAACGTGGTGGAAGGCATTGCGCTGAGGAGTGCCATCTGGCTGTTCCGGCTGATACCAGTGGATGTCGCCTCGAAGGTCATGGGAACCTGCTGGAGATGGCTGGCGCCTTATAATGCCCGCCATAAACGCGCGCTCGACCACCTCGAAAAGGCCTTTCCTGGCATGCCCGAACAGGAGCGTGACCAAATCGTGCGCGGTATGTGGGAAAATCTCGGTCGTGTTGCGGCCGAGACCTTTCACATAGACCGGTTGCTTAAACAGGACTTCCGGTTCGAGGCGATTGCCGACGAAACCACGGAAAAGGTTCTCAACGGCGAGCAGGCCTGTCTGTTTGTGTCCTTTCACAGTGCCAACTGGGAACTCTGCGTTCAACCGGCTGTTCGCCGCGGCCTGAAAATCACCGGGGTTTACCAGGCGCTGCGCAATCCGGAAGCAGACCGGGCACTCACGTCCTTGCGCGCGGATCTTTACAAGGGCGGCTTGTTGTCAAAGAGCCACCAGACCGCGCGCAAGATCCTCTCGACCCTCAAGTCTGGCGGTGTTGTGGCCATGATGGGGGATCTGCGGGAGACACGCGGTGTTCAGGTTCCGTTTTTTGATCGTCTGGCCTATGCCAACCCGGTGCCGGCCTCCCTTGCGCGGGCATGCAATGTCCCCATCGTGCTGGGGCGCGTCGTGCGAACGAACGGTGTCCGGTTCCGGATCGAGGGCCGCGCAATTTCCGTACCGGTTACTGATGACCGGCAGGCCGATATCGAGGCCGCAACTGCGCAGATCCACGCGATATTCGAAAGCTGGATACGTGAGCACCCCGACCAGTGGATGTGGATCCACAAGAAGTGGGCGCCGCCTGGAAAAACGTCCGCACAGAAACAGGCCCGCCGAGCCGCCGCTGCCCAGGTTGCAAGCAGCGAACAGGACTAA
- a CDS encoding AEC family transporter, with protein MQDVITLALPFFGLILLGFAAGKFKNLPESGLSWMNFFVVYLALPALFFRLLSETPFEQLANVSFVAATTFTTYIVFAISFCIGVVATRGSIGESTILGIAGAYSNVGYMGPGLTLAVLGEQATVPTALILAFDNALMFILAPLLMALAGADNESFLRTLQKIGYRIFTHPFILATIAGVLAAALEFRPPEAVNTMLLYLSNAAAPCALFAMGVNIALRPIGRVPLELPLVLSIKLVLHPILVFLLLSWLGGFDPSWVATAVLMSCLPPATNVFVIAQQYGTYVQRASSFVLIGTAVSIITVTGFIWALTSGYLPTG; from the coding sequence ATGCAGGACGTCATCACACTGGCCCTCCCGTTTTTCGGTCTCATCCTGTTAGGGTTTGCAGCCGGGAAGTTTAAGAACCTGCCGGAGTCCGGCCTGAGCTGGATGAATTTTTTTGTCGTTTACCTGGCCCTGCCGGCACTTTTCTTCCGGCTGCTGTCCGAAACGCCGTTCGAACAGCTCGCCAATGTGTCCTTTGTCGCCGCAACGACGTTCACCACCTATATCGTGTTTGCCATTTCATTCTGCATCGGCGTGGTCGCGACACGCGGCAGCATTGGCGAATCCACCATTCTCGGCATCGCGGGCGCCTATTCCAATGTCGGCTATATGGGGCCGGGCCTGACGTTGGCGGTTCTGGGGGAACAGGCGACCGTGCCCACCGCGCTCATCCTTGCCTTCGACAACGCACTCATGTTCATTCTGGCGCCGCTGTTGATGGCCCTTGCCGGTGCGGACAACGAAAGCTTCCTGCGAACGCTACAGAAGATCGGCTACCGGATCTTCACGCATCCTTTCATTCTGGCGACCATCGCTGGCGTTCTTGCCGCGGCACTTGAATTCAGACCGCCGGAAGCGGTCAACACCATGTTGCTGTATCTCAGTAATGCCGCAGCCCCTTGCGCGCTCTTTGCCATGGGGGTGAATATAGCCTTGCGTCCGATCGGACGTGTTCCATTGGAACTTCCATTGGTCCTGAGCATCAAACTGGTGCTGCACCCGATACTCGTTTTTCTCCTGCTCAGCTGGCTGGGCGGCTTTGATCCGAGCTGGGTGGCAACCGCCGTGTTGATGTCCTGCCTGCCACCGGCCACCAATGTCTTTGTCATCGCGCAGCAATATGGAACCTATGTGCAAAGAGCATCCAGCTTCGTCCTGATCGGAACGGCTGTGTCCATCATCACGGTCACCGGGTTTATCTGGGCCCTGACAAGCGGCTATCTGCCGACGGGTTGA
- a CDS encoding DUF1801 domain-containing protein, translating to MQDDPSVMSLLDGYPEDIKAALLQMRSLILRTAAENKDIGVLEETLKWSQPSYLTTRPKTGTTIRIDRDKSDAGDFALYVNCQSSLVSEWRALFPQFTYGGDRSVHFQLGDPLPENELRQMITMALTYHQKKRSAGKN from the coding sequence GTGCAGGACGATCCGAGTGTCATGAGCCTTCTTGATGGCTATCCAGAGGATATCAAGGCCGCGCTGTTGCAAATGCGCAGCCTGATCCTGCGGACTGCTGCCGAAAACAAGGACATCGGCGTTCTTGAGGAAACGCTCAAATGGAGCCAGCCAAGTTACCTCACCACGCGCCCGAAAACCGGCACCACCATCCGCATCGACAGGGACAAGTCCGATGCCGGCGACTTCGCGCTTTATGTGAATTGCCAATCCTCGCTGGTGTCAGAATGGCGCGCGCTCTTTCCGCAATTCACCTATGGCGGGGATCGGTCCGTGCATTTTCAGCTTGGCGATCCGCTGCCCGAAAACGAATTACGCCAGATGATTACCATGGCCCTGACCTACCATCAGAAGAAGCGCTCTGCCGGAAAAAACTGA
- a CDS encoding UbiH/UbiF family hydroxylase, which yields MAKTDRPDTYDIAIVGGGPSGRIAALSLAQAGFSCVLFAPPLQRQDGRTTALWQQSIDLLRDVGIWTDIESNAVSLKKMRMIDGTKRLLRAPEVTFDSAELGMEEFGFNILNSDLNTVLEKKCADQADLTVISEPVQSAVFGANHATLTTRSGLELAARLGVAADGRNSVLREFAGIDVKRWSYPQVAVVLNLEHRLPHQHVSTEFHTATGPFTLVPLPGRLSALVCVETAEGAAALLKLAPNELELELERRAHSVLGAFKLASDPQSFPLSGLNANKLVSERLVLLGETAHVFPPIGAQGLNLSLRDILDLRSVLTGAQVRQSDIGSMAVLSGYEAKRMGDIRTRTNAVDLLNRSLLTSFLPVQAARSVGMYLAGRVGPLRRMLMREGMTPGSAFRLGR from the coding sequence ATGGCAAAGACGGATCGGCCCGACACTTACGACATCGCCATCGTCGGCGGAGGACCATCTGGCCGGATTGCGGCACTCAGCCTGGCACAAGCCGGCTTCTCCTGTGTGCTTTTTGCGCCGCCTTTGCAACGTCAGGACGGTCGCACCACGGCGCTCTGGCAACAATCGATCGATTTGCTGCGCGACGTTGGCATCTGGACCGACATCGAAAGCAATGCGGTGTCCCTGAAAAAGATGCGCATGATTGACGGAACCAAACGTCTTCTCAGGGCACCCGAGGTGACCTTTGACAGCGCCGAACTTGGCATGGAAGAGTTTGGTTTCAATATCTTGAACTCTGATCTTAATACCGTACTTGAAAAAAAATGTGCCGATCAAGCGGACTTGACGGTTATTTCTGAACCCGTTCAATCCGCGGTGTTTGGTGCCAATCACGCCACTTTGACAACACGGTCCGGCCTTGAGCTTGCTGCACGTTTGGGTGTCGCGGCCGATGGCCGCAATTCTGTCTTGAGAGAATTTGCGGGAATAGACGTGAAGCGCTGGTCATACCCGCAGGTGGCTGTCGTGCTCAATCTTGAACACCGTCTGCCTCACCAGCATGTTTCAACGGAATTTCACACCGCGACCGGTCCGTTCACGCTGGTGCCCCTGCCCGGCCGGCTATCGGCACTTGTCTGCGTTGAAACAGCCGAAGGTGCAGCAGCCCTGCTGAAATTGGCGCCGAATGAGCTGGAACTTGAACTGGAACGGCGCGCCCATTCCGTTCTTGGCGCCTTCAAGCTGGCCTCCGATCCGCAAAGCTTTCCGCTCTCCGGGCTGAATGCCAACAAGCTTGTCTCAGAACGCCTCGTGCTTCTTGGCGAGACGGCACATGTCTTTCCGCCGATCGGTGCGCAAGGGCTGAACCTTTCCTTGCGCGATATTCTGGATCTGAGGTCGGTCCTGACAGGTGCCCAGGTGCGGCAGTCCGATATCGGCTCCATGGCGGTACTTTCCGGATATGAGGCCAAGCGGATGGGCGATATCCGCACGCGCACCAACGCTGTTGATTTGCTGAACCGGTCATTGCTGACCTCGTTTCTGCCCGTTCAGGCCGCGCGCAGCGTTGGCATGTATCTGGCTGGGCGCGTCGGCCCCTTGCGCCGGATGCTGATGCGTGAGGGCATGACACCTGGCAGCGCCTTTCGCCTTGGGCGTTGA
- a CDS encoding DUF2182 domain-containing protein, which yields MPPASSHLSTRHTIRSEAPTGRGWPIVLLLVVLLSLVGWSYLTAMVVDMVPAMDMSEAGPGMGFFNAFNLFAGLPAEARAALAALCLPAGSTFGMPSSDMTSSDLLKIFLMWAMMALAMMLPTAVPMLRKYFSEISRKAGADARAVSATLAAASGYLTIWLGYALLATFAQWLLSRAGALTDMMAPATLALTISVLFAAGLYQFTPSKHFCLQRCWYPRWAFTGGRVHPGTGHGYREGLVQGWACLGCCWAVMTLMFAVGLMNIIWIALLGSLMAIEKTFPNRWLPYVIGAGLLLWSGFLTFLLMSGHSSA from the coding sequence ATGCCACCAGCAAGCAGCCACTTGTCGACGCGTCACACCATTCGCTCTGAAGCCCCGACGGGAAGGGGCTGGCCCATTGTCCTGTTGCTGGTCGTTCTGCTCAGCCTCGTCGGCTGGAGCTATCTGACCGCCATGGTCGTTGACATGGTTCCGGCCATGGACATGAGCGAAGCCGGTCCGGGCATGGGCTTCTTCAACGCTTTCAACCTGTTCGCCGGCTTGCCGGCCGAAGCGCGGGCGGCCCTTGCCGCACTGTGTCTGCCCGCGGGCAGCACCTTTGGCATGCCGAGCTCGGACATGACGTCGTCCGACCTTCTGAAGATCTTTCTCATGTGGGCCATGATGGCTCTGGCCATGATGCTGCCGACGGCCGTGCCGATGCTGAGAAAGTACTTTTCCGAGATCTCTCGAAAGGCGGGCGCTGATGCGCGAGCTGTATCAGCAACACTCGCAGCGGCAAGCGGTTATCTGACCATCTGGCTTGGATATGCGCTGCTGGCCACGTTTGCGCAATGGCTGCTGTCCCGTGCCGGTGCGCTCACCGACATGATGGCGCCCGCCACGCTTGCGCTCACGATTTCTGTCCTCTTCGCCGCAGGCCTTTACCAGTTCACGCCCTCAAAACACTTTTGCCTGCAAAGATGCTGGTATCCCCGCTGGGCCTTTACAGGCGGGCGGGTGCATCCCGGCACCGGTCATGGCTACCGGGAAGGCCTCGTGCAGGGCTGGGCCTGTCTCGGCTGCTGCTGGGCCGTCATGACACTCATGTTCGCGGTTGGTCTGATGAACATCATCTGGATCGCGCTCTTAGGCAGCTTGATGGCGATCGAAAAAACATTCCCGAACCGTTGGCTTCCCTACGTCATCGGGGCAGGGCTGTTGCTGTGGTCCGGTTTCCTGACTTTTCTGCTCATGTCGGGACATTCGTCAGCTTAA
- a CDS encoding phosphatidylcholine/phosphatidylserine synthase — protein sequence MTDFTPGKERTEPALFLIHILTASGAPIALVALLAGAQGNWAEMFAWLGLAFLVDGIDGPLARRFNIAERLPRWSGASLDFVIDYATYVFLPAFALSWSLMLSSPWNWICGGLVVFTGALYFADNGMKTPDGSFKGFPAGWNMVVFGLMVLSPSEAFTIGFVLLCCALTFAPIRFVHPVRVRRWRWLTLPVTLLWMGLAAYAILNGMTLEGSIATVFTVASFYLFLVSAVQQLLDRVD from the coding sequence GTGACGGACTTTACGCCAGGCAAAGAAAGAACAGAGCCCGCTCTGTTCCTGATCCACATCCTGACGGCGTCCGGAGCCCCGATTGCGCTTGTAGCCCTTCTTGCCGGCGCGCAGGGCAACTGGGCGGAAATGTTCGCCTGGCTTGGACTGGCCTTTCTTGTTGACGGCATTGACGGGCCGCTGGCCCGACGCTTCAACATTGCCGAACGTCTTCCACGCTGGTCCGGTGCGTCGCTCGACTTCGTTATCGACTATGCCACCTATGTGTTCCTGCCGGCATTTGCGCTCTCCTGGAGCTTAATGCTGTCCTCGCCGTGGAACTGGATCTGCGGTGGCCTCGTTGTCTTTACCGGTGCGCTCTATTTCGCCGACAACGGCATGAAGACGCCGGACGGATCCTTCAAGGGCTTTCCGGCCGGATGGAACATGGTTGTTTTCGGCCTGATGGTTCTGTCGCCGTCAGAAGCCTTCACCATCGGCTTTGTCCTTCTGTGCTGCGCACTGACCTTTGCCCCGATCCGGTTCGTGCACCCGGTCCGCGTTCGCCGCTGGCGTTGGCTGACCTTGCCTGTCACGCTCCTGTGGATGGGGCTTGCGGCCTATGCCATCCTGAACGGCATGACGCTCGAAGGATCCATTGCGACCGTCTTCACTGTTGCAAGCTTCTACCTTTTCCTCGTGTCCGCGGTTCAGCAGCTGCTTGATCGGGTCGACTGA
- a CDS encoding quinone oxidoreductase produces the protein MVQAICVHETGGPDVMRWERVDVGEPGPGEARIRHTAIGLNFIDTYFRSGLYPAPNGTPFSPGNEGAGLVQTVGEGVTHLKPGDRVAYVGPLGAYAQERIVPADRLVVIPESIDDRTAAGMMLKGMTAQYLLRQTFRVGPQTTLLFHAAAGGVGLIAGQWAAHLGATVIGTAGSEEKIELARAHGYQHMINYRTEDFVERVREITGGKGCDVVYDSVGQDTYPGSLDCLKPRGLWVSFGQSSGPITDFNLALLAQKGSLFATRPTLFNYIATREDLEATAGELFDVVQKGIVKIEVNQEYRLADAKQAHLDLEGRKTTGTTVLIP, from the coding sequence ATGGTTCAAGCGATCTGTGTGCACGAAACAGGCGGACCGGATGTCATGCGCTGGGAGCGCGTCGATGTTGGTGAACCAGGCCCCGGCGAGGCCCGCATCAGGCACACCGCGATCGGGCTCAATTTCATCGACACCTACTTCCGTTCCGGTCTTTATCCGGCACCGAACGGCACGCCCTTCAGCCCCGGCAATGAAGGAGCTGGTCTGGTCCAGACCGTTGGCGAGGGTGTCACGCATCTGAAACCCGGTGATCGTGTTGCCTATGTCGGGCCTCTTGGGGCCTACGCGCAGGAACGCATCGTACCGGCGGACCGTCTGGTGGTCATCCCGGAGAGTATCGACGACAGAACAGCGGCCGGCATGATGCTGAAAGGCATGACCGCCCAATACCTCTTGCGCCAGACCTTTCGTGTTGGCCCGCAGACAACACTTCTGTTTCACGCGGCTGCCGGCGGTGTCGGTCTGATTGCCGGGCAGTGGGCGGCCCATCTCGGCGCCACCGTCATTGGCACGGCCGGATCGGAAGAAAAGATCGAGCTCGCCAGGGCCCACGGCTACCAGCACATGATCAACTACCGCACCGAAGATTTTGTCGAACGGGTCAGGGAGATAACCGGAGGCAAAGGCTGCGACGTTGTCTATGACAGCGTTGGCCAGGACACCTATCCAGGATCGCTTGACTGCCTGAAACCGCGTGGCCTCTGGGTCAGCTTTGGCCAGTCATCCGGACCGATCACCGACTTCAACCTGGCCCTTCTGGCTCAGAAGGGGTCTCTCTTCGCAACGCGGCCGACGCTCTTCAACTACATCGCGACACGAGAAGACCTTGAGGCGACGGCAGGCGAACTTTTCGATGTCGTGCAAAAGGGGATCGTCAAGATCGAGGTCAATCAGGAATATCGTCTTGCGGATGCGAAGCAGGCGCATCTGGACCTGGAAGGCCGCAAGACCACCGGCACCACCGTTCTCATCCCATAA
- a CDS encoding LysR family transcriptional regulator, with protein MLTGRAQDLSRNLYSPAMRYFLAVAEAGSIRAASRELNVASSAVNRQILWLEEALGLQLFDRVGRRLRLSQAGELLLAHTRRTFSDFEGTVAELDALKGLRRGTVSIASVESVAEKLLPAVISGFRRRYPGIHVNVAISSSQEAARKVEAAEADVGFTFDPPETSALTISFHHDLVIGALMRPDHPLAAVSSLSLVDCLKFPVALPAEGLSLRTRIDVVRRSIPGVSRTYVEANSLRLMRALAREEQVIGFQTRIGCEDELESGKLIFKPLTDKPLQADRLCVVTSSLRALALAPGMFFDHAVFALKDQLPVIDAK; from the coding sequence ATGTTGACAGGCCGGGCCCAGGATCTCTCGCGCAATCTCTATAGCCCGGCCATGCGCTACTTTCTGGCCGTTGCGGAAGCAGGATCCATCAGAGCAGCGTCGCGCGAACTCAACGTTGCGTCTTCCGCCGTCAATCGACAAATCCTCTGGCTCGAGGAAGCCCTCGGATTGCAACTGTTCGACCGGGTCGGGAGACGCCTGCGCCTGTCCCAGGCGGGTGAACTCCTCCTTGCACACACACGCCGGACATTCTCGGACTTTGAAGGAACAGTTGCCGAACTTGACGCATTGAAAGGGCTGCGCCGCGGCACCGTGTCAATTGCCAGCGTGGAAAGCGTGGCGGAGAAACTACTGCCGGCGGTGATCAGCGGCTTCCGGCGGCGTTACCCGGGCATCCACGTGAACGTTGCAATCTCGTCGTCGCAGGAAGCTGCGCGCAAGGTCGAAGCAGCCGAGGCTGATGTCGGTTTCACGTTCGATCCGCCGGAAACCTCGGCTCTGACAATCTCCTTTCACCACGATCTGGTTATCGGTGCCCTGATGCGGCCGGACCATCCCCTGGCCGCTGTTTCAAGTCTCTCTCTGGTCGATTGTTTGAAGTTTCCGGTCGCTCTGCCGGCGGAGGGTCTTTCCCTCAGAACCCGGATCGACGTGGTCCGAAGAAGCATTCCCGGCGTCTCGCGCACCTATGTGGAGGCAAATTCACTGCGCCTGATGCGGGCCCTCGCGCGCGAGGAACAGGTTATCGGCTTCCAGACGCGGATCGGCTGCGAGGACGAGCTTGAGTCTGGCAAGCTCATCTTCAAACCTTTGACTGACAAGCCACTTCAGGCAGATCGCCTGTGTGTGGTAACCTCTTCCTTGAGAGCCCTGGCCCTCGCGCCAGGCATGTTCTTCGACCACGCCGTGTTCGCCTTAAAAGACCAACTTCCGGTGATTGATGCCAAATAG
- the xdhA gene encoding xanthine dehydrogenase small subunit, translating to MRDTIRFLKAGKIIELEDVGPTETLLDYLRLRRRETGTKEGCGEGDCGACTVALGRLVDGRLTYQPVNSCIQLLGMIDGAELVTVEDLAEDGRLHPVQAAMVELHGSQCGFCTPGFIMSLFTLYHTEGMSKSRKTVTDWLAGNLCRCTGYRPIVDAALEACFEAADDAFSWRAKDTREHLRRLADGRDVFIGDSDRFFSAPATLDGLAALYGQHPDATLVAGATDVGLWVTKQLRELPKMIWLGRVEGLERVEDSPSGVLIGATATYQATEQAMTGIAEDLGELWRRIGSKQVRASGTVGGNIANGSPIGDTPPALIALGATLELSSAETSRALPIEEFFIDYGKQDRHTGEFVTGLFVPRLSANQAFRCYKISKRFDQDISSVMGAFRLTVDEAGTITDARIAYGGMAGTPKRARGAEAALKGASLEDPSTWGEAMQALLSDYTPMTDMRASAEYRMETARALLAKALMEMSGTPPGQIRVLAQREAGNDRAA from the coding sequence ATGCGTGACACGATCCGTTTTCTAAAAGCCGGAAAAATCATTGAACTCGAAGACGTCGGGCCAACGGAAACCCTGCTTGACTACTTGAGACTGCGCCGCAGGGAAACCGGCACGAAGGAAGGCTGCGGAGAGGGAGATTGCGGTGCCTGCACCGTTGCGCTCGGACGCCTGGTCGATGGCCGGCTCACCTACCAGCCCGTCAACAGCTGCATTCAGCTGCTCGGCATGATCGACGGTGCCGAGCTGGTGACGGTGGAAGATCTGGCCGAAGATGGCCGGCTTCATCCCGTTCAGGCGGCCATGGTCGAACTGCATGGGTCCCAATGCGGCTTTTGCACACCGGGTTTCATCATGAGCCTTTTTACCCTCTATCACACCGAGGGCATGAGCAAATCCCGCAAGACTGTCACCGATTGGCTGGCAGGCAATCTGTGCCGGTGTACCGGATACCGGCCCATCGTCGATGCGGCACTGGAGGCGTGCTTCGAAGCCGCGGACGACGCATTTTCCTGGCGCGCCAAGGACACGCGCGAACACTTGCGGCGTCTTGCAGACGGGCGCGATGTTTTTATCGGTGACAGCGACCGGTTCTTCTCGGCACCGGCGACGCTCGACGGGTTGGCGGCGCTCTATGGCCAGCACCCTGATGCGACCCTGGTCGCCGGTGCGACCGATGTCGGCCTTTGGGTCACGAAACAACTGCGCGAACTGCCGAAAATGATCTGGCTTGGCCGGGTCGAGGGGCTTGAGCGGGTCGAGGACAGTCCGTCCGGCGTCCTGATCGGCGCGACGGCAACATATCAGGCAACGGAACAGGCGATGACCGGGATCGCCGAAGATCTTGGTGAATTGTGGCGGCGGATTGGTTCCAAGCAGGTGAGGGCGTCCGGCACCGTGGGGGGCAACATCGCCAACGGGTCACCCATCGGCGATACACCTCCGGCACTGATCGCGCTCGGCGCCACGCTTGAACTCAGCTCTGCCGAAACGTCTCGCGCCTTGCCAATCGAGGAGTTTTTCATCGACTACGGCAAGCAGGACCGACACACCGGGGAATTTGTCACCGGTCTGTTCGTCCCCCGTCTGTCTGCCAATCAGGCCTTCCGGTGTTACAAGATATCCAAGCGTTTCGATCAGGATATCTCTTCCGTTATGGGGGCATTCAGACTGACGGTCGACGAGGCGGGAACGATCACGGATGCCCGCATTGCCTATGGCGGCATGGCCGGCACGCCGAAACGCGCACGGGGTGCCGAAGCGGCCTTGAAAGGCGCATCCCTGGAAGATCCCTCGACCTGGGGTGAGGCAATGCAGGCGCTCTTGAGCGACTACACACCGATGACCGACATGCGGGCAAGCGCTGAGTATCGCATGGAAACGGCCCGCGCCTTGCTTGCAAAGGCGCTCATGGAGATGAGTGGTACGCCCCCTGGACAGATCAGGGTTCTGGCACAACGGGAGGCTGGCAATGACCGCGCCGCTTGA